A single window of Paenibacillus sp. FSL H8-0537 DNA harbors:
- a CDS encoding glycosyltransferase family 4 protein — translation MAKSLKRKRHQTSAKRKKHSSSNKTLLAKRRKRKAVKPRAKRRADRRRKSNGSLRKTKNRSSSNLSQHAKQSRQAEEHPAAEEVHDPQPWTAQGINLVGFIHAEMGIGESARLAARAIERAEIPFGILNFPLQVATRMSDMSWEHKKTEERSYNTNLFHMNADYMAPAKDHFGHSLFHNRYNIGYWHWELPDFPEEFVPAFKLVQEVWVSSRFVLDSVVQKSPIPVVIIPHGVEVETSPKVTRESLGLPEGRFLFTMMYDVQSYTNRKNPQAAVEAFRLAFPKNDPTVGLVLKVNNTNFRPEDMEALRQLAAEHNNIYIIDRIFSRVEVNSLLGVTDCFVSLHRAEGFGLGLAEAMYLGKPVIGTNWSGNTDFMNETNSCPVNYELVQVGTDWGPYQGYQIWAEPDVHHAALYMQRLLQEPEWRAAIAAKGQHTIHTSYSPQAVGSMIRARLTELALL, via the coding sequence GTGGCCAAATCACTTAAGCGCAAGCGACATCAAACGTCCGCCAAACGCAAGAAGCACAGCTCTTCCAATAAAACGCTGCTGGCCAAACGCCGTAAACGCAAAGCGGTCAAACCGCGCGCTAAACGGCGGGCCGATCGCAGACGTAAAAGCAACGGCAGCCTTCGAAAAACAAAAAACCGCTCGTCCTCTAACCTATCGCAACACGCCAAACAGTCACGGCAGGCTGAAGAGCATCCTGCTGCCGAAGAGGTACATGATCCACAGCCTTGGACCGCACAGGGCATCAATCTTGTCGGTTTTATTCATGCGGAAATGGGCATTGGCGAATCGGCCAGACTCGCGGCGCGAGCGATTGAACGAGCCGAAATTCCATTCGGCATTTTAAACTTCCCGCTTCAGGTCGCCACCCGGATGTCGGATATGAGCTGGGAGCATAAGAAAACGGAAGAACGCTCCTATAACACCAACCTTTTTCATATGAATGCGGATTATATGGCTCCGGCTAAGGACCATTTTGGACATAGCCTATTCCACAACCGCTACAATATTGGCTATTGGCACTGGGAGCTGCCTGATTTTCCCGAAGAGTTTGTTCCAGCGTTCAAGCTGGTGCAGGAGGTATGGGTATCCAGCCGCTTCGTGCTTGATTCGGTTGTGCAGAAATCTCCCATCCCTGTCGTCATCATCCCTCATGGCGTAGAGGTTGAGACTTCTCCAAAGGTTACGAGAGAATCGCTTGGCCTGCCAGAGGGCCGCTTCCTGTTCACGATGATGTATGATGTACAGAGCTATACGAATCGTAAAAATCCACAAGCCGCCGTAGAAGCCTTCCGGCTCGCTTTTCCGAAAAATGATCCAACGGTCGGGCTCGTACTCAAGGTCAACAATACGAACTTCCGGCCGGAAGATATGGAGGCGCTGCGTCAGCTCGCTGCCGAGCATAACAATATTTATATTATTGATCGGATTTTCTCCCGCGTGGAAGTCAACTCGCTGCTGGGTGTCACGGATTGTTTTGTCTCGCTGCATCGCGCCGAAGGCTTTGGACTGGGCCTCGCAGAAGCAATGTATTTGGGTAAGCCGGTCATCGGCACGAACTGGTCCGGCAATACCGACTTTATGAACGAGACCAACTCCTGTCCCGTCAATTACGAGCTGGTTCAGGTCGGTACCGATTGGGGACCGTATCAGGGGTATCAGATTTGGGCCGAACCCGATGTGCATCATGCCGCCTTGTATATGCAAAGGCTTTTGCAAGAGCCAGAGTGGCGCGCAGCCATTGCAGCGAAGGGGCAGCATACGATTCACACTTCCTATTCACCGCAGGCGGTTGGCAGCATGATTCGGGCACGCCTGACCGAGCTTGCGCTTCTATAA
- a CDS encoding glucosaminidase domain-containing protein, which translates to MVAMTRQQFIAALVPAVLQVRREGSPMLPSVRLAQYILETGGVIHSWYNLGGIKVGGASPNAYWQGQAVVKGTWEHIDGRNINTSAAFRAYSSVYHFMKDQDLLFMKTRYDRVRLAKTPEEQAQMLLTCGYATDPAYAAKLIAIINSNGLRQYDDQASAAVKTTVFQGAKTVPILQNGMVEVIGYERSGTVWVPARALGSRLGGKIGWTGSKVTVNSQELESLLDEGTGYVTMRALAASMNKKIEWEQSTRTVTII; encoded by the coding sequence ATGGTGGCTATGACAAGACAGCAATTTATTGCGGCATTGGTGCCTGCCGTCCTACAAGTACGTCGCGAGGGCTCGCCGATGCTGCCTTCTGTACGGCTGGCGCAATATATTTTGGAAACCGGAGGTGTCATTCATTCCTGGTACAATTTAGGGGGCATTAAAGTAGGAGGAGCTTCGCCGAATGCCTACTGGCAGGGGCAAGCCGTCGTTAAAGGAACATGGGAGCATATCGATGGCCGAAATATAAATACGAGCGCGGCCTTTCGCGCATACAGCAGCGTGTATCATTTTATGAAGGATCAGGATCTGCTGTTTATGAAAACGCGATATGATCGGGTGAGGCTTGCGAAGACGCCAGAGGAACAGGCGCAAATGCTGCTGACCTGCGGCTATGCAACCGATCCGGCTTATGCGGCCAAGCTGATTGCTATCATAAATAGCAATGGGCTGAGGCAATATGATGATCAGGCTTCGGCAGCTGTAAAGACGACGGTGTTTCAGGGAGCGAAGACGGTTCCAATTTTACAAAATGGGATGGTGGAGGTAATTGGCTACGAGCGTAGCGGCACCGTATGGGTGCCAGCGAGAGCTCTTGGCAGTCGCCTCGGCGGGAAAATTGGCTGGACGGGTTCAAAAGTAACGGTAAATAGCCAGGAGCTGGAGTCGCTGCTGGATGAAGGAACGGGGTATGTAACGATGCGTGCGCTGGCTGCTTCCATGAATAAAAAAATCGAATGGGAGCAAAGCACACGCACCGTGACGATTATATAA
- a CDS encoding nitroreductase: MTTLTLLDALKQRRAVRNYLPQEVEEEKIAALLEAATLAPNDRLREPWHFYVVRGEAKQRYEQLARTYLEERFPTKPHLVKESIKVLETTPLAIVVTADIVEGDEASSKDNEYAAACAIHSMWLTAETLGLGLVWRTRGIGLVHDERMFEFIGAPVGKKIIGTVFIGYPQGEAPATARKPYSEKTTWL, encoded by the coding sequence ATGACTACCCTTACCTTGCTTGATGCTTTGAAACAAAGACGCGCAGTTCGCAATTATTTGCCGCAGGAGGTAGAGGAAGAGAAAATTGCCGCTTTGCTGGAAGCTGCAACGCTCGCTCCTAACGACCGCCTGCGGGAGCCTTGGCATTTTTATGTCGTTCGCGGCGAAGCGAAGCAGCGTTATGAGCAATTGGCGCGCACCTATCTGGAGGAGCGTTTCCCTACCAAGCCGCATTTAGTAAAAGAATCTATTAAAGTGCTGGAAACGACGCCGCTTGCCATCGTCGTAACGGCCGATATCGTTGAAGGAGACGAAGCCTCCTCCAAGGACAATGAATATGCTGCAGCCTGCGCCATTCACTCTATGTGGCTGACCGCCGAAACGCTGGGACTTGGGCTTGTATGGCGTACACGCGGCATCGGCCTCGTTCATGACGAGCGGATGTTTGAGTTTATCGGAGCCCCAGTGGGCAAAAAAATAATTGGCACCGTCTTCATCGGCTATCCGCAAGGAGAAGCGCCTGCGACTGCACGCAAGCCTTATTCCGAGAAAACGACCTGGCTGTAA
- a CDS encoding pyridoxamine 5'-phosphate oxidase family protein produces the protein MGRAFEKLLPEHEEFIGLQHMFFVGSAPLTAEGHVNISPKGYDTFRILSNQEVAYLDLTGSGNETSAHVLENGRMTIMFVAMEGKPVIMRLFGTGNVILPGTERWNELIGRFELLPGARQMIVLNIHKVTTACGFSIPFYDYQGEREQLKDWAENIGDQKLAVYQNEKNSYSLDRLPTPLGIQRQTTES, from the coding sequence ATGGGGAGAGCATTTGAAAAATTATTGCCGGAGCATGAGGAGTTTATCGGGCTGCAGCATATGTTTTTTGTAGGATCGGCTCCGCTGACGGCGGAGGGCCATGTGAATATATCTCCGAAAGGCTACGATACATTTCGCATATTGTCGAACCAGGAGGTCGCGTATCTCGATTTGACGGGGAGCGGCAATGAAACGAGTGCGCATGTGCTGGAAAATGGCAGGATGACGATTATGTTTGTAGCCATGGAGGGAAAGCCCGTTATTATGCGGCTATTTGGCACAGGAAATGTTATATTGCCAGGAACCGAGCGCTGGAATGAGCTGATTGGAAGGTTTGAGCTGCTGCCAGGCGCTAGGCAAATGATTGTGCTAAATATTCATAAGGTGACGACAGCGTGCGGTTTCAGCATCCCGTTTTATGACTATCAGGGCGAGCGGGAACAACTGAAGGATTGGGCGGAGAATATAGGTGATCAGAAGCTTGCAGTCTATCAAAATGAAAAAAACAGCTACAGCCTCGATCGGCTGCCTACCCCGCTTGGCATTCAGAGGCAGACAACCGAATCGTAA
- a CDS encoding helix-turn-helix transcriptional regulator, whose translation MNKQRESVRKQLAKLEEANLRSSEYRERLLAELRTTMPFAAACCTLVDPHTMLSTGAVTEEGVEAIHHLLFEYEYLREDFNSYEELAKLAEPVATLSGATEGDLSRSLKSMKVLQPAGFGDELRAALTVDGACWGYLTLFRLLSEPFFQEEERLYIASLVPSMARTLKKASLLLPGSEGAAFHDDPGILILSEQLLPLSSNDAANSWLSELREWEYIDEQTLPRPVRAVCSRALAANAADKQLQNAAKVCIRIPDGPYLSLRASKLQTADRSVQLAVWFELAKPGDILPIIAEAYALTSREKQLVERLWRGLSTKELASSLHISSYTVQDHLKSIFAKTEVSSRRELIWKLFSRYNLYTNE comes from the coding sequence ATGAACAAGCAAAGAGAAAGTGTACGGAAACAGCTCGCCAAATTAGAAGAAGCTAACCTTCGCTCCAGCGAATACAGAGAGAGGCTGCTTGCAGAGCTGCGAACGACGATGCCTTTTGCAGCCGCATGCTGTACGCTTGTCGATCCGCATACGATGCTGTCTACTGGCGCAGTTACGGAGGAAGGCGTAGAGGCCATTCATCATCTATTGTTTGAATATGAATATTTAAGGGAAGATTTCAACTCGTATGAGGAGCTTGCCAAGCTTGCGGAGCCTGTTGCAACATTAAGCGGTGCAACCGAGGGCGATTTAAGCCGAAGCCTCAAATCTATGAAGGTGCTGCAGCCTGCCGGCTTTGGAGATGAGCTTCGTGCAGCACTTACGGTGGATGGAGCTTGCTGGGGGTATTTGACGTTATTTCGGCTGCTCAGTGAGCCGTTTTTTCAAGAAGAGGAGCGCTTATATATCGCTTCCTTAGTGCCAAGCATGGCCCGCACCTTGAAAAAAGCCAGCTTGCTGCTGCCAGGTAGCGAGGGCGCCGCCTTTCATGACGATCCAGGTATTCTAATATTGTCCGAGCAGCTGCTGCCACTATCAAGCAATGACGCTGCAAACAGCTGGCTGTCGGAGCTCCGCGAGTGGGAGTATATCGATGAGCAGACTCTGCCTAGACCGGTCCGCGCTGTATGCTCGCGAGCTTTGGCTGCCAATGCCGCGGACAAGCAGCTACAGAACGCTGCAAAAGTATGTATCCGGATTCCTGATGGCCCCTACTTATCGCTGCGGGCAAGCAAGCTCCAGACTGCTGATCGCTCGGTTCAGCTTGCCGTTTGGTTCGAGCTTGCGAAGCCCGGCGATATTTTGCCAATCATTGCCGAGGCTTATGCGCTGACCTCGCGCGAGAAGCAGCTGGTCGAACGGTTATGGCGAGGCCTATCCACGAAGGAACTGGCCAGTTCCCTGCATATTTCCTCGTATACGGTGCAGGACCATCTCAAATCTATTTTTGCCAAAACGGAAGTATCCAGCCGCAGAGAGCTGATTTGGAAGCTTTTTTCCCGTTACAATCTTTATACGAATGAATGA
- a CDS encoding class I SAM-dependent methyltransferase gives MNEKQQQKAMSWNDPQVEGYGRTISLKIPGYFMLYDMTDRLMNAMLGPEREQDILVVGAGGGQEIVTLGGAHPAWSFTGVDPSARMLAIAEQRILMERLEAGVTLHEGTADELPKDKLYDAATSLLVLHFIKGLDQKRELLRSIAERLKPGAPLFIAAISCDRQEEAFAVQMSAWQSHMLDNGIPLEDWERFAASLGAESDPVPPEQVEELLREAGFSHISKFFGSYLITGWFAVKADEQHNIEEKRQDK, from the coding sequence ATGAATGAGAAGCAGCAGCAGAAGGCGATGAGTTGGAATGATCCCCAAGTGGAGGGATACGGACGAACGATTTCTTTGAAAATACCAGGCTATTTTATGCTATATGATATGACGGACCGTTTAATGAACGCGATGCTTGGCCCTGAAAGGGAACAGGACATATTAGTCGTTGGTGCAGGCGGCGGGCAGGAGATTGTGACGCTTGGCGGTGCGCATCCAGCGTGGAGCTTTACCGGGGTTGATCCGTCTGCGCGCATGCTGGCTATAGCAGAGCAGCGCATCCTGATGGAGCGATTGGAAGCGGGAGTAACGCTGCACGAGGGAACGGCAGACGAGCTGCCGAAGGACAAGCTGTACGATGCAGCGACTTCCCTGCTGGTACTGCATTTTATAAAGGGGCTTGATCAGAAAAGGGAGCTGCTGCGCAGTATAGCCGAACGTTTGAAGCCGGGAGCACCGTTATTTATTGCTGCAATAAGCTGTGATCGTCAGGAAGAAGCTTTTGCCGTCCAAATGAGCGCTTGGCAAAGCCACATGCTGGATAATGGCATTCCGCTTGAGGATTGGGAGCGATTTGCCGCCTCTCTCGGTGCCGAATCAGATCCCGTGCCGCCAGAGCAGGTGGAAGAGCTGCTTCGGGAAGCAGGCTTTAGCCATATTTCAAAATTTTTCGGTTCCTACCTTATTACAGGATGGTTTGCTGTCAAAGCAGATGAGCAGCACAACATAGAAGAGAAGAGGCAGGACAAATGA
- a CDS encoding saccharopine dehydrogenase NADP-binding domain-containing protein, giving the protein MKQDIVVIGGYGHVGGDISKQLGANFPGKVYAAGRSLERAKQFADQTGGQVKPMAFNLTNWKQEMDFERVKLVVMCMDQTDDAFVQACLRSGTHYVDISAYGPFLTSLEKHTEEAAQAQATAVLSVGLAPGVTNLLARKAQQELDQLDSVDIAIMLGLGDQHGKAAIEWTVDSIGRAFSIVENGGVTQTVSFSGGKRTDFGKELGSRMAYRFPFSDQQSLPRTLKVPTVSTRLCFDSGVVTRLVAWIRATGLFRLLKVKWIRSAAVSSFGMMRFGSDGYAVKVDGWGMKNAAKKHVQYLVDGSHEAAATAKVATAVATAVYEGGLPGGVFHTEQLFELVKSGKGKIALQAAAGITKRPQIIEGLRYDSWE; this is encoded by the coding sequence ATGAAACAAGACATCGTTGTTATAGGCGGCTACGGCCATGTGGGCGGAGATATAAGCAAGCAGCTCGGAGCAAATTTTCCAGGAAAAGTGTATGCGGCGGGCAGAAGCCTAGAGCGAGCGAAGCAATTCGCGGACCAAACGGGCGGCCAGGTGAAACCAATGGCATTTAATTTAACCAACTGGAAGCAAGAGATGGATTTCGAACGAGTGAAGCTCGTTGTCATGTGCATGGATCAGACGGATGATGCTTTTGTACAGGCTTGTCTGCGGAGTGGAACGCATTATGTGGATATTTCAGCGTATGGTCCTTTCCTGACCAGCTTAGAGAAGCATACAGAGGAAGCTGCACAGGCACAGGCGACAGCTGTGCTGAGTGTCGGGCTAGCGCCAGGGGTAACGAATTTGCTTGCTCGCAAGGCGCAGCAGGAGCTGGATCAGCTGGATAGCGTAGATATCGCGATTATGCTTGGACTCGGCGATCAGCATGGCAAGGCGGCGATAGAGTGGACGGTAGACAGCATTGGCCGTGCATTTTCCATTGTTGAAAATGGCGGGGTCACGCAGACGGTCAGCTTTAGCGGCGGCAAACGCACCGACTTTGGCAAGGAGCTGGGCAGCCGCATGGCTTACCGTTTCCCGTTCTCCGATCAGCAGTCGCTGCCAAGAACGCTGAAAGTGCCGACCGTATCGACAAGGCTCTGCTTCGATTCAGGTGTGGTGACCCGCTTGGTCGCATGGATACGCGCAACGGGATTATTCCGGCTGCTGAAGGTTAAATGGATTCGCTCTGCCGCTGTGAGCAGCTTTGGGATGATGCGATTTGGCTCAGACGGCTATGCGGTTAAAGTAGATGGCTGGGGAATGAAAAATGCTGCGAAGAAGCATGTTCAATATTTGGTGGACGGTTCCCATGAGGCGGCAGCGACCGCTAAAGTGGCGACCGCTGTTGCCACCGCTGTGTATGAAGGCGGCCTTCCAGGCGGTGTATTCCATACGGAGCAGCTATTTGAGCTGGTGAAGAGCGGCAAAGGCAAAATTGCCCTGCAAGCCGCTGCGGGCATTACGAAACGACCGCAGATCATTGAAGGCTTGAGATATGACAGCTGGGAGTAA
- a CDS encoding 3'-5' exonuclease yields the protein MDFVAIDFETANSNRSSACAVGIVEVQGGKIVFEQVWLINPQQHFDRMNIEIHGITPAMVADSPTFSELWPILAPLLKNKQVVAHNASFDMSVLRYCLDDAALTYPAFHYYCTYQLSKKLLPNMLSYRLNVLASHYQIPLNHHDALDDARAAALILARLLEQEQQLGPTELALAKGYKIGKMHARGYTPFSTTAAKSKKQAKPSTSASTKRTQASATETAAEKSGLQVISGQQADMIRRLGLNSL from the coding sequence ATGGACTTTGTGGCAATTGACTTTGAAACCGCCAACTCCAATCGCTCCAGCGCCTGCGCGGTCGGCATCGTCGAGGTGCAGGGCGGAAAAATCGTTTTCGAGCAGGTTTGGCTCATTAATCCGCAGCAGCATTTTGACCGGATGAACATCGAAATTCACGGCATCACTCCGGCTATGGTGGCGGACAGCCCTACTTTTTCCGAGCTATGGCCTATACTTGCGCCATTATTAAAAAATAAGCAGGTAGTCGCGCATAATGCTTCCTTTGATATGAGCGTCCTGCGTTATTGCCTAGATGATGCGGCCCTGACTTATCCGGCCTTTCATTATTATTGCACCTATCAGCTTAGCAAAAAACTGCTGCCGAACATGCTTTCCTATCGTTTGAACGTGTTAGCTAGTCATTATCAAATTCCGTTAAATCACCATGATGCGCTTGATGATGCGAGAGCGGCTGCGTTAATTTTAGCAAGATTGCTTGAGCAGGAGCAGCAGCTAGGCCCTACCGAGCTTGCGCTCGCCAAAGGCTATAAAATCGGCAAAATGCATGCTCGCGGTTACACGCCTTTCTCAACAACGGCTGCTAAAAGCAAAAAGCAAGCAAAGCCATCAACCTCTGCCAGCACTAAACGAACCCAAGCTAGCGCAACAGAAACAGCAGCCGAAAAATCTGGGCTGCAGGTCATCAGCGGACAACAAGCCGATATGATCCGCCGTTTGGGCTTGAACTCATTATAA
- the rsmD gene encoding 16S rRNA (guanine(966)-N(2))-methyltransferase RsmD yields the protein MRVIAGAAKGRPLKAVPGNNTRPTTDKVKEAIFSMIGPFFDGGVALDLFAGTGGLGIEAWSRGAERTIFIDQEKNSIDIIRHNTQAAGMGQEAEIYRNDAERALKLLEKRGIAFSLVFLDPPYRIITADKLMTYMADHGMLEDGATIVVEHDAAHTYEEQWSGFFQLKKNKYGDTAVTIYRYEPNEAQNGGLNDADE from the coding sequence GTGAGAGTCATTGCGGGCGCAGCCAAGGGACGACCGCTGAAGGCGGTGCCTGGCAACAATACAAGACCTACGACCGATAAGGTGAAGGAAGCGATTTTCAGCATGATAGGGCCTTTTTTTGACGGGGGCGTTGCGCTGGATTTGTTTGCTGGAACCGGAGGGCTTGGCATAGAGGCTTGGAGCAGAGGGGCCGAGCGGACGATTTTTATCGATCAGGAGAAAAATAGCATCGACATCATTCGCCACAATACGCAGGCGGCCGGCATGGGGCAGGAAGCGGAAATTTACCGCAACGATGCGGAGCGGGCATTAAAGTTGTTGGAAAAGCGTGGAATCGCTTTCTCGCTTGTTTTTCTGGACCCGCCATACCGAATCATAACGGCGGACAAGCTCATGACTTACATGGCTGACCACGGCATGCTTGAAGATGGGGCAACTATTGTCGTTGAACATGACGCAGCCCATACCTATGAGGAGCAGTGGAGCGGCTTTTTTCAATTGAAAAAAAACAAATACGGCGACACGGCAGTAACTATTTATCGCTACGAGCCGAATGAAGCTCAAAATGGAGGACTTAACGATGCAGACGAATGA
- the coaD gene encoding pantetheine-phosphate adenylyltransferase, giving the protein MQTNDQIRVAVYPGSFDPVTFGHLDIIRRSAKQFDHLIVAVLNNTSKNPLFSLEERKEMITELTSDLTNVSVESFRDLLVRFMKSRNANVIVRGIRSVTDFEYELTLASTNRLLDEDIDTIFMMTDPKYSYLSSSIVKEIAQFQGAVSELVPSAVEKRLTEKYKSKQ; this is encoded by the coding sequence ATGCAGACGAATGACCAGATTCGCGTAGCCGTATACCCCGGAAGCTTTGACCCGGTCACTTTTGGGCATTTGGATATTATCCGCCGTTCGGCGAAGCAGTTCGACCATTTAATAGTAGCGGTGCTGAATAATACGAGCAAAAACCCGCTTTTCAGCTTGGAGGAGCGCAAGGAAATGATCACCGAGTTGACATCGGATCTGACGAATGTTTCGGTTGAAAGCTTCCGCGATTTGCTCGTGCGTTTCATGAAGTCCCGCAACGCCAACGTGATTGTACGGGGCATTCGCTCTGTAACCGATTTTGAGTATGAGCTTACGCTGGCATCGACGAACCGGCTGCTTGATGAGGACATTGATACGATTTTTATGATGACCGATCCGAAGTACTCTTATCTCAGCTCCAGTATTGTGAAAGAGATCGCGCAGTTTCAAGGTGCGGTGTCTGAGCTCGTTCCGTCCGCGGTGGAGAAGCGCCTGACTGAGAAGTACAAGTCGAAGCAGTAG
- a CDS encoding nucleoside recognition domain-containing protein — MAKTLLAALASILLVGAVIYQSEAAFQASLQGLTLWWNIVFPGLLPFLVLFELITAFGLVHGIGVLLQPLMRRLFRLPGEAALPLLFGWLSGFPAGAETTAVLRRHGQVTLQEGQRLLAFSHMPNPIFMLVVLGAGFMHQPELGLLIAAAVWLAALWTAWLLLLTSRSEALPARAAQVQEARLFERAAKAITAARESDGRGFGRALGEAVSSGVQKLMLIGGLIIFTAVIARLMQPLWLFISSGGWWEALFLPALLESHIGTYTAAVLEAPSLAPVLSAAITAAILAWSGISGLLQAGYSTSGTDLKLLPLAGAKLLHAAHAAWFVVLLWKPAQLLLASAPFDFWRLAASALPAVSSNGAWMNSPVPGYFHTQHFPNLWPYTLAASALLMLLLAALYMLARREADIPK; from the coding sequence GTGGCTAAAACCTTGCTCGCAGCGCTAGCGTCCATTCTGCTGGTCGGAGCTGTTATCTACCAGTCAGAAGCAGCCTTTCAAGCTTCCCTTCAAGGATTGACCCTATGGTGGAATATTGTTTTCCCTGGGCTGCTGCCTTTTCTCGTCCTATTCGAGCTCATTACCGCCTTTGGCCTCGTACATGGAATCGGCGTGCTGCTCCAGCCGCTCATGCGCCGCTTATTCCGGCTTCCTGGAGAGGCAGCGCTCCCCCTGCTATTCGGCTGGCTATCCGGCTTTCCCGCCGGTGCCGAAACGACAGCCGTGCTTCGCAGGCATGGGCAGGTTACGCTCCAAGAAGGCCAGCGGCTGCTCGCCTTTTCACATATGCCGAATCCCATCTTCATGCTTGTCGTTCTCGGCGCAGGCTTTATGCATCAGCCGGAGCTGGGGCTGTTGATCGCAGCAGCCGTCTGGCTGGCTGCGCTTTGGACAGCCTGGCTGCTGCTGCTGACCAGCAGGTCCGAGGCTTTGCCGGCCCGCGCCGCCCAGGTGCAGGAAGCCCGCTTATTTGAGCGGGCGGCCAAGGCCATCACCGCCGCGCGGGAAAGCGACGGCCGCGGCTTCGGGCGGGCGCTCGGCGAAGCCGTATCCAGCGGCGTGCAGAAGCTGATGCTGATTGGCGGCCTGATTATTTTCACCGCTGTCATCGCCCGGCTTATGCAGCCGCTTTGGCTTTTTATAAGCTCAGGAGGCTGGTGGGAAGCGCTCTTCCTGCCCGCGCTGCTGGAAAGCCATATTGGCACCTACACAGCTGCCGTGCTGGAAGCACCGAGCCTCGCACCTGTGCTGAGCGCCGCTATCACCGCCGCGATACTCGCTTGGAGCGGCATCAGCGGCCTGCTGCAGGCAGGCTATTCTACAAGCGGGACAGACCTTAAGCTCCTCCCGCTCGCTGGAGCCAAGCTGCTTCATGCCGCCCATGCCGCTTGGTTCGTGGTGCTATTGTGGAAGCCGGCACAGCTGCTGCTCGCCAGCGCCCCTTTTGATTTTTGGCGGCTAGCCGCTAGTGCGCTGCCAGCCGTTTCATCAAACGGGGCGTGGATGAACAGCCCGGTTCCGGGCTATTTTCACACGCAGCATTTCCCTAATCTGTGGCCCTACACTTTGGCTGCATCAGCGCTGCTCATGCTTCTGCTCGCAGCGCTGTATATGCTGGCACGAAGAGAGGCTGACATACCCAAATAA
- a CDS encoding S16 family serine protease yields MAASIAACTICMQPLGLLEQGMKKVYEQRKGRDLSLKSSGVRQLGFIMMATALFMYMLLYAPTPYVMYEPGLAAPTKPMVRLGEGQDDDVAVKPSASPSPASKPEEGAFLMTAVRLSDANWWETLSSAWDKDIATYSRSSILRGYTEQEYAERMTVVMQGSQNQAIEAAYRFAHLSYQSVVDSIAVSDVLQGSDGSGWEPGDVLVSLKGGKPFADAKQIVSELGAHKPGDEAVFTVKRAGAEQDVAITLGAYEAPLTPDKLPVALGGIQLAELRSLKPDDSRFKLQIDAGAIGGPSAGLMFALQSLDLLLDKQDLTGGAIIAGTGTIAADGTVGEIGGIAFKVIAASREGAELFLAPSANYKEAADKAKDIKASMKVVSVTSLSEAKQMIEQYISEK; encoded by the coding sequence ATGGCAGCTAGTATAGCGGCTTGTACGATATGTATGCAGCCCCTTGGCCTGTTAGAACAAGGGATGAAGAAGGTTTATGAGCAACGAAAGGGGCGCGATTTGTCCTTGAAATCGTCGGGAGTAAGGCAGTTAGGCTTTATTATGATGGCGACCGCTTTATTCATGTATATGCTGTTGTATGCACCAACACCCTATGTCATGTACGAGCCTGGGCTTGCTGCTCCGACGAAGCCAATGGTTCGTTTGGGTGAGGGGCAGGATGATGATGTAGCGGTGAAGCCTTCAGCAAGCCCATCGCCCGCTTCGAAGCCAGAAGAAGGTGCTTTTCTGATGACAGCTGTCAGGCTATCGGATGCGAATTGGTGGGAAACCTTGTCATCTGCATGGGATAAGGATATAGCGACTTACAGCCGCTCATCGATTTTGCGCGGCTATACGGAGCAGGAATACGCGGAGCGAATGACCGTCGTCATGCAAGGCTCGCAAAATCAAGCCATTGAAGCTGCATATCGCTTCGCCCATCTTTCCTATCAATCAGTGGTCGACAGCATTGCGGTGTCCGATGTGTTGCAGGGCAGTGATGGCAGCGGTTGGGAGCCCGGAGATGTTCTCGTTTCGTTAAAAGGCGGCAAGCCATTTGCGGATGCCAAGCAAATCGTCAGCGAGCTTGGTGCCCATAAGCCAGGCGATGAGGCCGTATTTACCGTAAAGCGGGCAGGAGCAGAGCAAGACGTTGCGATTACACTGGGCGCCTATGAGGCTCCTCTAACGCCTGATAAGCTTCCTGTCGCGCTTGGCGGTATTCAGCTTGCTGAGCTTCGCAGCCTGAAGCCGGACGATAGCCGCTTTAAGCTGCAAATCGATGCAGGAGCCATTGGCGGCCCTTCCGCGGGGCTGATGTTTGCTCTGCAGTCGCTTGATTTGCTGCTCGACAAGCAGGATTTGACGGGGGGAGCGATTATTGCTGGAACAGGTACAATCGCAGCCGATGGGACGGTTGGGGAAATTGGCGGCATTGCGTTCAAGGTCATTGCGGCAAGCCGCGAGGGGGCAGAGCTGTTTCTCGCCCCGTCCGCCAATTACAAGGAGGCTGCGGACAAGGCGAAGGACATCAAGGCGAGCATGAAGGTCGTCAGCGTGACTAGTCTCAGCGAGGCTAAGCAGATGATTGAGCAGTATATCAGCGAAAAATAG